A stretch of the Marivirga tractuosa DSM 4126 genome encodes the following:
- a CDS encoding serine hydrolase domain-containing protein encodes MDKKKAKLIVRILLFVGTAISLYFVPWPVVFAWLSPLPNSIQEQVDKAADYGFDGIIVYVDKKGEPSRSFTSGYKSRATKTPADPNSLFKIASVDKLYTALAIAKMARSGKLSLDQSLGFYLPELKGKIEYADEISVKMMVQHRSGIPNFTNTHLYWVAPKESDEEKLALILNLPANFKPGEDYQYSNTNYLLLGKIMDEVLGYDHFQYIQEEILQPLDLHNTFASIHDVNLADVMSGYYVGYEQDLKTDNVGSMLATAADLSTFIRALNEGTIFTDEEEQKIYASIYEFEHTGLIPGYQTIAKYHPEMDAVVIQFTNTVNFDGYNWNLSEVMYSRIVKILKD; translated from the coding sequence ATGGACAAGAAAAAAGCGAAGCTTATTGTCAGGATACTGTTGTTTGTCGGCACCGCAATCTCTTTGTACTTTGTGCCGTGGCCAGTAGTTTTTGCATGGCTTAGCCCTTTGCCGAATTCCATACAGGAACAAGTCGATAAAGCAGCCGATTATGGTTTTGATGGCATTATAGTTTATGTAGATAAAAAAGGAGAACCGTCTAGATCATTCACTTCTGGCTATAAAAGTAGAGCTACTAAAACACCTGCAGATCCAAATTCACTTTTTAAAATAGCTAGTGTCGATAAATTATATACCGCACTCGCAATTGCCAAGATGGCAAGAAGTGGAAAGCTTTCTCTAGATCAAAGTTTAGGGTTCTATTTGCCTGAGCTCAAGGGAAAAATTGAATATGCTGACGAAATCAGCGTGAAAATGATGGTGCAACACCGTTCTGGTATCCCTAATTTTACGAATACCCATCTATATTGGGTTGCGCCAAAAGAGTCAGATGAGGAAAAGTTGGCTTTAATACTTAATTTACCTGCAAACTTCAAGCCTGGCGAAGATTACCAATATTCCAATACCAACTATCTCCTATTAGGTAAAATAATGGATGAAGTCTTGGGCTATGACCACTTCCAGTATATTCAAGAAGAAATACTACAGCCATTGGACCTCCACAATACTTTTGCCTCTATTCATGATGTGAATTTAGCCGATGTCATGAGTGGATATTATGTTGGCTATGAGCAAGATTTAAAAACTGATAATGTGGGTTCTATGCTAGCAACTGCTGCAGATCTCAGTACATTCATTAGAGCTTTAAATGAGGGTACAATATTTACAGACGAGGAAGAGCAAAAAATTTATGCTTCCATCTATGAATTCGAACATACGGGTTTAATCCCAGGCTATCAAACCATTGCAAAATATCACCCTGAAATGGATGCAGTCGTGATTCAATTCACCAATACCGTCAACTTTGACGGTTACAATTGGAATTTATCTGAAGTGATGTATAGTCGGATCGTAAAAATTTTAAAAGATTAA